A region from the Vicia villosa cultivar HV-30 ecotype Madison, WI linkage group LG3, Vvil1.0, whole genome shotgun sequence genome encodes:
- the LOC131655216 gene encoding 17.1 kDa class II heat shock protein-like gives MDIRLMGLDSPLFNTLHHIMDDTTDKNLNAPTQTYVRDARAMAATPVDVKEYPNSYVFVVDMPGLKSGDIKVQVEDDNVLLISGERKREEEKEGVKYLKMERRVGKFMRKFVLPENANVEAISAICQDGVLTVTVNKLPPPEPKKPKTIEVKIA, from the coding sequence atgGATATCCGACTAATGGGTTTGGATTCTCCACTATTCAACACTCTCCACCACATTATGGACGACACAACCGACAAGAATCTAAACGCGCCGACACAAACATATGTTCGCGACGCAAGAGCAATGGCTGCAACTCCCGTTGATGTAAAGGAGTATCCGAATTCATACGTGTTTGTGGTGGACATGCCTGGGTTGAAATCTGGTGACATAAAGGTTCAAGTAGAAGATGATAATGTGCTATTGATAAGTGGTGAGaggaagagagaagaagagaaagaaggtgtTAAATATTTGAAGATGGAAAGAAGGGTTGGTAAGTTTATGAGGAAGTTTGTGTTACCTGAGAATGCTAATGTTGAAGCTATCTCTGCTATCTGTCAAGACGGTGTTCTAACAGTTACTGTTAATAAATTGCCTCCACCTGAACCTAAGAAACCCAAGACTATTGAGGTTAAGATTGCTTGA